From the Phoenix dactylifera cultivar Barhee BC4 chromosome 10, palm_55x_up_171113_PBpolish2nd_filt_p, whole genome shotgun sequence genome, one window contains:
- the LOC103703129 gene encoding uncharacterized protein LOC103703129: MPPSPAGGDYELRHWRVVAKPSLRRRAIAIPPPLDLNGGGDLELHHWRRVDTGYTSLRDILASSPSASCGLLSPSPSSAGPGEIQIRNRLVKQAAYAYLQPTPSSWESTPRRRRGPLRRLLSVLSCGLAGSCFHFVDLFLQSIRRSRR, from the coding sequence ATGCCCCCATCGCCGGCGGGCGGCGACTACGAGCTCCGCCACTGGAGGGTGGTGGCGAAGCCCTCGCTCCGGCGGCGGGCCATCGCGATCCCGCCGCCGCTCGACCTCAACGGCGGTGGCGACCTTGAGCTGCATCACTGGAGGAGAGTGGACACCGGCTACACCAGCCTCCGCGACATCCTCGCCTCGTCCCCCTCCGCCTCCTGCGGcctcctctccccctccccctcctccgccgGCCCCGGCGAGATCCAGATCAGGAACCGGCTGGTGAAGCAGGCCGCCTACGCCTACCTCCAGCCCACTCCCTCCTCCTGGGAGTCCaccccccgccgccgccgcggccCCCTCCGGCGGCTTCTTTCCGTCCTCTCCTGCGGCCTCGCCGGCTCCTGCTTCCACTTTGTcgacctcttcctccaatccatcCGGCGATCTCGTCGTTGA